A single region of the Anomaloglossus baeobatrachus isolate aAnoBae1 chromosome 2, aAnoBae1.hap1, whole genome shotgun sequence genome encodes:
- the ZC3H10 gene encoding zinc finger CCCH domain-containing protein 10, whose translation MPNRENYANCTNSASVSSEEATSAVDFVCRDFLRNVCKRGKRCRFKHPETDDVSDLGVQKNEFVFCHDFQNNQCIRSSCRFIHGTKDDEEHYKKTGELPPRLRQKVAAGLGLSPTDLPSKDEIPICRDFLKGNCQRDSRCKFHHLQRDYDYQYSCDRRGGVLNTGLSSGGMPTTTARSFEHFGGLDGISETEHFSSSFRYGDHFDDPVMKRRRLGYDGYYGTTGVDYHLLEEENSMLRRRIEDLKKQLSVLAATNEILLDQNAQFRNQAKVVTLSTLSTTAPTSDQGVRTVTNYNHGIAQTHTTLSSQALQPRAVTQQELVASSGAPASAQSNAASQLNPEITPLSAALAQTIAQGMAPPPVSMAPVAVSCAPVAVSMAQPLPGITMSHATSPMVTYPIASQSMRITAMPH comes from the coding sequence ATGCCGAACAGGGAAAATTATGCAAATTGCACCAACAGTGCTAGCGTCAGCAGTGAGGAAGCAACGTCCGCTGTGGATTTTGTATGTCGTGACTTTCTCCGCAATGTATGCAAGCGAGGGAAGCGCTGCCGCTTTAAGCATCCAGAAACCGATGACGTTTCTGATCTTGGGGTGCAAAAGAATGAATTTGTCTTCTGTCACGACTTTCAGAATAATCAGTGCATTCGCAGCAGCTGCCGATTCATTCACGGTACTAAAGATGATGAAGAGCACTATAAGAAAACCGGAGAGTTGCCTCCTCGCTTGCGACAGAAGGTAGCTGCTGGTCTTGGCTTGTCACCTACTGACCTGCCTAGTAAAGATGAGATTCCAATCTGTCGTGACTTCCTAAAAGGTAATTGTCAGCGTGATAGTAGGTGCAAGTTTCACCATTTGCAAAGGGACTATGATTATCAGTATTCTTGTGATAGGAGGGGAGGGGTCCTGAATACTGGCTTGAGTTCTGGAGGCATGCCTACTACCACTGCACGTTCTTTTGAACATTTTGGAGGACTTGATGGGATTTCAGAAACTGAACACTTTTCATCCTCCTTTCGTTACGGTGATCATTTTGATGATCCTGTGATGAAAAGGAGGCGATTAGGATACGATGGATACTACGGTACAACGGGTGTGGATTACCATCTGTTGGAAGAAGAAAATTCAATGCTTAGGAGGCGTATTGAGGATCTGAAAAAGCAACTCTCTGTTCTGGCAGCAACCAATGAAATTTTGCTGGATCAGAATGCCCAGTTTCGTAATCAAGCCAAGGTGGTAACTCTAAGTACCCTGAGCACCACAGCCCCAACCAGTGATCAAGGAGTGCGAACAGTGACCAATTATAATCATGGAATTGCGCAAACCCACACCACGTTGAGCAGCCAGGCATTGCAGCCCCGAGCAGTCACGCAGCAGGAACTGGTGGCTTCCAGTGGCGCCCCTGCTAGTGCACAGTCCAATGCAGCCTCTCAATTAAATCCTGAGATTACACCACTGTCTGCTGCGCTGGCGCAAACCATTGCTCAAGGCATGGCGCCTCCGCCTGTCTCCATGGCACCTGTAGCAGTGTCTTGTGCCCCGGTGGCTGTTTCTATGGCTCAGCCCCTTCCTGGCATCACCATGAGTCATGCCACTTCACCAATGGTGACATATCCCATTGCTTCACAAAGCATGCGCATAACTGCCATGCCTCACTAA